In Salvia splendens isolate huo1 unplaced genomic scaffold, SspV2 ctg901, whole genome shotgun sequence, a single genomic region encodes these proteins:
- the LOC121791762 gene encoding cytochrome P450 71AU50-like produces MVLAGMDTSAATTEWAMVELIKHPKAKKKLQKKLEEIVGLNQRVDESHLPSLKYLDCVIKESMRLHPVGPILAHKAMEECEVDDFHIPNKSRVLVNVWAIGRDPDA; encoded by the coding sequence ATGGTGCTAGCTGGGATGGACACTTCGGCAGCAACAACGGAATGGGCAATGGTTGAACTAATTAAGCATCCGAAAGCAAAGAAAAAACTTCAAAAGAAGCTAGAAGAAATTGTAGGGTTAAACCAAAGGGTGGATGAATCCCATCTCCCCAGCCTTAAATACCTTGATTGTGTCATTAAAGAATCCATGCGACTCCACCCCGTTGGCCCCATCCTTGCCCACAAGGCAATGGAAGAATGCGAGGTGGACGACTTCCACATACCCAACAAATCACGAGTTCTTGTAAATGTGTGGGCCATCGGGAGAGATCCAGATGCCTAG